From a region of the Gossypium raimondii isolate GPD5lz chromosome 10, ASM2569854v1, whole genome shotgun sequence genome:
- the LOC128033775 gene encoding uncharacterized protein LOC128033775, whose amino-acid sequence MFRERCFTWYYFTKVEVEVEVTFKYGRVLELSSLLGCFEKLGLVDRIWRALKEYGHGSHVSSSVRLKEELFLCWDKLANGWCKSNTDGSWFQDINCECKGSISIRNYNIDLAELRRILYGIDLAD is encoded by the exons ATGTTCCGCGAAAGATGTTTTACATGGTACTACTTCACCAAAGTAGAAGTTGAAGTGGAAGTAACCTTTAAATATGGTAGGGTTCTCGAGTTATCTTCACTCTTGGGATGTTTCGAAAAGCTTGGCTTGGTAGATCGTATATGGAG AGCTCTTAAAGAATATGGCCATGGGTCTCATGTTTCTAGTTCTGTTCGATTGAAGGAGGAGCTTTTTCTCTGTTGGGATAAGCTAGCTAATGGGTGGTGCAAATCAAACACTGATGGAAGTTGGTTTCAAGATATAAACTGTGAGTGCAAGGGTTCTATTAGTATTAGGAATTACAACATTGATTTAGCAGAATTGAGGCGTATTCTATATGGCATTGATTTAGCGGATTAA